In Helianthus annuus cultivar XRQ/B chromosome 8, HanXRQr2.0-SUNRISE, whole genome shotgun sequence, a single genomic region encodes these proteins:
- the LOC110873195 gene encoding CBL-interacting serine/threonine-protein kinase 11: MPEVGHIATGIPPPPANSLFGKYELGKLLGCGAFAKVYHARDLLTGQSLAVKVFNKHKITSNTTLMSNIEREIDIMRRLRHPNIVKLYEVLATKTKIYFVIELVKGGELFAKVAKTRLSESQSRKYFQQLISAIGYCHSRGVYHRDLKPENLLIDENGNLKVSDFGLSAVTGQIRDDGMLHTLCGTPAYVAPEILTKRGYNGSAADIWSCGVILFVLTAGYLPFNDPNLMMLYKKIYRGDYHFAKWMSADLRRLLARLLDTNPATRITIEGITSHPWFKKGSKGTKFYECEDEEFLVKPEEDSKTTPLNAFDIISFSSGLNLSPLVDNLHNTLGESEKVVVAGTPEEVMEKIRGIVKEEGVKVKRRKDYGVELVWQNGKFVIGMEIFRLTERVVVVEVQSRGGGCSELYDEIWKNRIKPELLDRRWEA, encoded by the coding sequence ATGCCAGAGGTCGGCCACATCGCAACCGGCATACCACCGCCGCCGGCCAACTCTCTTTTCGGCAAATACGAGCTCGGAAAACTCCTCGGCTGCGGCGCTTTCGCCAAAGTCTACCACGCCCGTGACCTCCTCACCGGCCAAAGCCTCGCCGTTAAAGTATTCAACAAACACAAAATCACCAGCAACACAACCCTCATGAGTAACATCGAGCGCGAAATTGATATCATGCGCCGCTTACGTCATCCAAATATTGTCAAATTGTATGAAGTTTTAGCAACAAAAACGAAAATCTACTTCGTTATAGAGCTCGTGAAAGGCGGTGAATTATTCGCAAAAGTTGCGAAAACGCGATTGAGCGAATCGCAAAGCCGGAAGTATTTTCAACAACTGATTTCCGCGATCGGTTATTGCCACTCTCGCGGCGTGTATCATCGAGATCTAAAGCCAGAAAATCTGTTGATTGATGAAAACGGTAATCTCAAAGTGTCAGATTTCGGTTTGAGTGCGGTTACAGGTCAGATCCGTGACGACGGAATGTTGCACACGCTTTGTGGAACTCCGGCGTACGTGGCGCCGGAGATCTTAACAAAGCGTGGATACAACGGATCTGCAGCAGATATATGGTCGTGTGGCGTAATATTATTCGTGTTAACCGCTGGATACCTACCGTTTAACGATCCAAATCTTATGATGTTGTATAAGAAGATATACAGAGGCGATTATCATTTCGCGAAGTGGATGTCTGCGGATCTACGAAGACTGTTAGCGCGGTTGTTAGATACAAATCCTGCAACGAGAATTACGATCGAAGGAATCACCAGTCACCCATGGTTTAAGAAAGGAAGCAAAGGAACGAAGTTTTACGAGTGTGAGGATGAAGAGTTTTTGGTGAAACCAGAAGAGGATAGTAAAACGACGCCGTTGAATGCGTTTGACATCATTTCGTTTTCGTCTGGATTGAATTTGTCTCCGTTGGTGGATAACTTGCATAACACGTTAGGTGAGAGTGAGAAAGTGGTGGTGGCGGGGACGCCGGAGGAGGTGATGGAGAAGATAAGGGGGATTGTGAAGGAGGAGGGGGTTAAGGTGAAGAGGAGGAAGGATTATGGGGTGGAGTTGGTGTGGCAGAATGGTAAGTTTGTGATCGGAATGGAGATATTCCGGTTGACGGagcgggtggtggtggtggaggtgcaGAGTAGAGGTGGAGGTTGTTCGGAGTTGTATGATGAGATTTGGAAGAACAGAATTAAGCCGGAGCTGCTCGACAGAAGATGGGAAGCTTAG